The Canis lupus familiaris isolate Mischka breed German Shepherd chromosome 5, alternate assembly UU_Cfam_GSD_1.0, whole genome shotgun sequence region TGTCCCACTGGCCTCGCTAACCGTCCAGGAACCACCACCACATGTTGTGTCTGCTAGTTTCAGTCGGTCGCTCCAGCCCTCGTCACCTCCCCGTGCGCACGTCTGTTTGGGAGTTTCCTGAGCTGTTTCTGCTGCTTTCTTTTCCTGTGTGAGTTTTAGCATCAGCTTGTCTAATTCCAGAACAAATCATGTTGCTGTTCATTTGGGGATcacattaaatttatagattaattggGCAGAATTGAATTCATCCGAGGTCCACGATCTAAATCATTTAGGAAATACACACAGCTGCTAATTGACTTAGATGCATCTCCTTCAGACGTCGGGGTTCCAGGAAGAGCCACCCGGAGGTCGCAGTGGGGGCTAACCCGGCAGCCCTGGGGACCCCCAGGACCTAAGGGCTTGcgccttcctcctctgccctccccgcgGCCAGCTCCCTTCGAGGTCGGCTGCACCTGAGGCAGCAGGTGGCAGCTGGGGCTggaagggggcaggagggtggtGAAGGTGGCACGGGCACCTCCCGCTTGGCAGGAGCGCTCCGGCTCGTGCACCAACAAGCATCACCAGCCCGTCTGAAGGGTGGTTTCTGCAGGGCACTGGGAAGCATCGTCTTCCCGCTCACGTGCGCCGCGAATAAAGTGAGATCTCTTTTAACGAGAATAAAGGAGGAAAGCGTTGGGGCAGCCCACAGCCTGTGCCACCCGGGCCTTGGTCCTCTGCTCGCCGCCTGCGCACCCTTCCCGCTGCTCCCGTCCAGGTCAACGACAGTGGTTCCAGGTCCAAGAGTCGGCTTCTCCTGCGTGTTGCGCCCACGCGGCCGTTCACCATGTCAGCCGCATCGCTCCCTCTTCGAGGTGCCCGGTGCTGCAGTGCGGACCGCGCTCCTTGATCTCCTCCGGGCCCCCCGGCTGCCCAGGCCTCCCGTCCTGGCTCCCCACGGAGTCCACGCACCCCCGTGGCTGTGCGAGCCGAGGGAGCCTCGCAGTGCAACGCGCAGCCCCTGCACCTGCAGGGAGGGCCAGCCTCGCCGGGCTCACCTGCCTGGGGCAGCGGGGACCGCCCACGGGGGCCACTTGGCCAGCGCCCCTCGGTTTCTCGTAGGGAAACCCGCACCTTGGGGCCTCCGAGCGCAGCAGCAGGAAGACGTGTGCGCGAGGCCTGCGCGGGGCTGCGtgggcgcgcggggcgggcgggctgcATCCCTGGCGGAGAAGCGCGGCGGGACGTCCCCGGAGGGCCGCGCTCGGCGGGAGGTTCCCGACGCTGCCCGGCGCTGCAGGAGGCCGCCACCCGCCGGCACGACACGCGCGGCTCCGTCCGCTTCCACTCGGGTGACCCTGGAGAAACCACAGGCCGTGAAGGTCGTTCCCAGGGGCCGAGGGAACGCCGGGCGGTGACGGAAACGGTCTCTACCTCGCCTGGTCGCTATCCCGGCGGGCCCGGTGGTGGTCACGGGGCTGCACACACCTGGCTGAGCCCCGACGGCCTCACACCTGCTCCCGCAGCGCACGTGCACCCCCGCCGGGACGCGCCCGGAGCACCAAGCGCAGGCCCCTCGTCTACATGGCACCTGCGCTCCCGGAGCTCCACTGCGGAAAACCACCTGGGAACCATCTCCACCACCCGTTTCCCACGCCTTCCGCTAACCCGCGGTCCATGCCCGGCCTGCCCGCAACCGGCCGCTTCGCACGCCTGAGCTGGAGCCCGCGCATCGGGTCAGCACTGCGCCTGCGCTGGAGCCCGCCCATCGGGTCAGCCCTGCACCTGCGCTGGAGCCCGCGCATCGGGTCAGCACTGCGCCTGCGCTGGAGCCCGCGCATCGGGTCTGCACTGCACCTGCGCTGGAGCCCGCCCATCGGGTCAGCACTGCGCCTGCGCTGGAGCCCGCCCATCGGGTCAGCCCTGCATCTGCGCTGGAGCCCGCCCATCGGGTCAGCACTGCGCCTGCGCTGGAGCCCGCGCATCGGGTCAGCCCTGCGCCTGCGCTGGAGCCCGCCCATCGGGTCAGCACTGCGCCTGCGCTGAAGCCCGCCCATCGGGTCAGCACTGCGCCTGCGCTGGAGCCCGCCCATCGGGTCAGCACTGCGCCTGCGCTGGAGCCCGCGCATCGGGTCAGCCCTGCGCCTGCGCTGGAGCCCGCCCATCGGGTCAGCCCTGCACCTGCGCCTCCTCCGGGACTCCAGGTCCCCTCGCCGCCCGGCGTGGAACACACGTAGGGGCCCCTTCTCAGGTGCGCCGGGTGGCCCGTGGCCTTCCCGTGGCGCAGCACCAAGTCCAAGCCTCCCGGCCTCGTGCGGCCCGGCCTCTTCCTCCGTTGACGCTGCGGCCCGGCACCACCGGGGCTCCGGCTCTGCTCTCCCCCGCACCGCCTGCCCCTCCGCCCTCCCGGCAGGTGCGTGGCCCTCTGGCGCGTGCTCGCTTTGTCTGGTTTTCCACGCAGGTGTCCCCGCGGCTGTCCCCGCGGCCTCTCTCGGCTCCTCCTCTGCTTCATGCTCCCGCCTGGACCTTGCCGTTACCGAGATCGGTTCCCGCGGTTGGCCTGCCGCTGCCTCCCCCCAGCGCGTGGGCTCACCCAGGGCAGGTGTCCCGGTGAGCGCGCCCGCTGCGCCGAGGCcgagcctccctccctcccgtaGGTGGGGCCGCACCCaggtcccctcctctccttcGTCCGCTCCCTCCGCCCCCGCTTGCAGCCTCGCCCACAGCCACGGGAGGAGGTGCCCGGCTCCGCAGCGCCCCGGCCGGGCGTCCTCGTGCGCCCCAACACCCCGTCGGTGCGCGCGTGGGCACGCAGCCCGATGCCGAGGCTGCCGGGGCACCGACCCTCCCAACGCCTCCCCAGGCCCAGTCCGGGCGCCCCGAGCCTGGCGTCCAGATGCATCCTGCAGCCCCGTTTCCAAGGATATTTGGAGGAAAACGACACAGGCTGAGCGAATGGCGCTGCGGCAAGCGGAGCTGCCTCCGCGGTGGGAGCCCGGGCTGGCTCAGCCAGGCGCTGTGCGGAGGGCGGGTGCGGGTCCCCCGGGGCGCGGCCCCTGTGCGCTCCTGGGGAGCCCCGCCCTGCCCTACCTCCTCGTCCATTTACATGTTCAGTGGCTAATTCACTGCACAGATACAGGTGCTCCACCTGCCGAAGCAGCTCAGGCCAAGTGAGGAGCAGGGACAGCCCAGCTTCAAGCACGAGGAAGCGTGGCCAGTGCCCCCCTACCCAGCAGGGCCTCTTCCCAGGACCGGCCATCGGGCTGTGCGGCCCGGCCCTGTGTCACCTGCAGCCCCACCGCAGGCCgagcccccctccccggccctcccgAGTGTCCACCGCAGCCGGCCACTGTCCCCTCCCCATGTCGCCTGAGCCTGGCGTGGGCAGTCCCGACTCTCCCACTCCCACCATCGTGAGGACCTCAGGAGAGCTGCCGCAGGAGCCAGGGTGGTGCTACCGTGGGAGCGGGGAACAGCCTGGACCCGCTTCCCACCTCCCCCTGCAGGAGCCCACTCCCCGCCCGGTGCTGCCCCAGAACCtggcctgctgctccctggaCACCCATTACTCAGGACGGAGAACCAACTGGGAAGAAGGTCCCTCCCGTTTGGCCCTGGgcggggcctccctgcctccatccccaGGCCCGGTGCCCAGGGGAGGGCCCAGCAGGTGCCCACCCTCCCCGTTCATTCCTTGCGCTGAATAAAACATTACTCACAGATCAACCGGGCAGTTTTAAGTGAACAaccattttcatctgttttaaattttcatgggTACTTTTCTAAAGAACAAGTACGTTGTTAATAATTGAAGGGAATGAGACCTTGTTAATctctctgtattttaataaggTCCTACTGTGCCCCcgccatttatatttaaaacagcTTCATTTCTCCCTCCTGTTTCCTTtgaggggagtggggggcgggcagcaggGGCCCCGAGGCGTCTTTCCTTCTGAAAAGAGCCTTGGGAGCTGGTCTCGGGTCCAGGGCGAGCCCGGGGAGGCCTCAGGGAGCAGGGCCTTCGTGGTCCCCCCCGCCAAGCAGCACCAAGGGTTGGGTGGTCCAGTTGGCAGAAACAGACCCGACGGGACGTCGACAGCGACAGCAGCAGGAACTGGCCAAGGGGAAGACCTGGTAGCAGGGGGATGCCCGCGGGAACCAGGGCGCCCCCCTTTCACTCCCGA contains the following coding sequences:
- the LOC100687391 gene encoding wiskott-Aldrich syndrome protein homolog 1-like isoform X1 → MLPPGPCRYRDRFPRLACRCLPPARGLTQGRCPGPVRAPRAWRPDASCSPVSKDIWRKTTQAERMALRQAELPPRYRCSTCRSSSGQVRSRDSPASSTRKRGQCPPTQQGLFPGPAIGLCGPALCHLQPHRRPSPPPRPSRVSTAAGHCPLPMSPEPGVGSPDSPTPTIVRTSGELPQEPGWCYRGSGEQPGPASHLPLQEPTPRPVLPQNLACCSLDTHYSGRRTNWEEGPSRLALGGASLPPSPGPVPRGGPSRCPPSPFIPCAE